A region of the Littorina saxatilis isolate snail1 linkage group LG12, US_GU_Lsax_2.0, whole genome shotgun sequence genome:
ggtgtgtgtgtgtgtgtgtgtgtgtgtgtgtgtgtgttcgttcgttcgttcgtgtgtgtgactgcgcccgtttttttctctctttcgatCAGTGTAACGTATTTAGTATGCGGTAAGAAATGCCATTCTCCCCCTTCCATCCACCAGGTACCGCCACTAGCAGATCATATTATTTTCTGAATAGTTTCTTCATTACTCAATAACATTATGCCAGCTGATTCTAATCAACCGACGGAGATAAGAAGCCCAGTGTGCCACATTCCCACTGAAATGTACACTGGTCAGGCTGTGGGATGGGCACAGCGAAATGGCGGCCCGGTAGCTGCAATCGTTTCCCCTGCCAGCACAGCGCTTGGTGGctctattctatatctctgtgatCCCATCTCCCCCNNNNNNNNNNNNNNNNNNNNNNNNNNNNNNNNNNNNNNNNNNNNNNNNNNNNNNNNNNNNNNNNNNNNNNNNNNNNNNNNNNNNNNNNNNNNNNNNNNNNNNNNNNNNNNNNNNNNNNNNNNNNNNNNNNNNNNNNNNNNNNNNNNNNNNNNNNNNNNNNNNNNNNNNNNNNNNNNNNNNNNNNNNNNNNNNNNNNNNNNTTTGTATTTTCTACGTGAatgtccgtgtaaatatgtgttagattagtcccctctctgggcgagggctggttgaaaaacagctcgttgtattgcttatgccacaaccctccaaaaatcaaatttgatttgacttgatttgatttgatttgatttgatctctctctctctctctctctctctctctctctctctctctctctctctctctctctctctctctctctctctctctctctcttttgtttgttttgttttttctacgtgaatgtccgtgtaaatatgtgttagattagtcccctctctgggcgagggctggttgaaaaaaaagctCGGTACGTTGTAtaattgcttatgccacaaccctcgaaaaatcaaatttgatttgatttaatttgatttgatttgatctctagctctctctctctctctctctctctctctctctctatggtagtaaatcaaacacaaaactacccaacgacgacatctgtgaagctcgacagtttcttgttcacgcgagtgcataaattaacctagtttagtagttattacgtggtgtttggtcggagttcgattcaactgagtgattccggcctccatgttgttttacacaaactcatgatgacgtctgacatagtttgctagtgacgtgtctttttgtgcatgatgtggtgatctacctgatctaaatttagatccaaaaataggtcaagaccagccgggtccgagtacgaaattaattcgaaaaaaaatcgcagttcttgactctttgggtgcaagttaatgaaacttggtagttcttctaacggatagctgcctgatgtatgactaaaagccccaggggctccgtgcacctggatttgacaagttcagtacctttaatgtgTCCATGTCCAGGGAAAATTCGGTGGGAATTTCACTGTACTTTAGTCAAGACTCTTCGGAATATGATCATCTACTCAAATAAATACGCCCAACAAGCCGGATCATCAGTTAAACCAGTGTCAATAAATGCATCTTGATACAACCCTCATATGCCTCTTCCGGGGAAGTTGAATACAAAATCTTAGTTATACATCATGCTAATAATTATTGTCCTTCTCTATGAGACTCAAAGGCAGGATGATGGAACTTCTTGACAGATTGAGTTGTGCCTAATAGAAGACTCCTTTCTGCTTTCTTTGCTCTTCAAAGGATATCGAATTTAAATCTTGAACAAAACGTATGGTATTGTATTGCATGCTTTGTTCTTTTATGATCCGGTATCATTATATTTCCTGTGGGTTTGCTCGTGTAGTTTCGAAACTATCCGAATTCGCTTTGATTGAGAAAGTTGGGTATATTCACGCTAGCTCTGAACAAGGAACAAgcaacccccccctctctctctctctctctctctctctctctctctctctctctctctctctctctctctctctctctctctctcactctctctctcactctctctctatcttaagCTTTCTCTTACAAATATAACTTGGACCACTCACACTATAGCTGGCTCGTGATTTATATTActctagaggaatacccggcttcgccggggtgcatcgcgagacagagagagacagcgtggcggttcaccacaatcacctttgaaggcgaagtcctctcaaacgagATTGAGAATAtaagagcttatttctaagccctatattatctgttatggcttctcaaatgccagaacatacagacagacaaaagccgccagaccccatcacaaacagaactctacaatccacaggtgttgcctccacacacacacacacacacacacacacacacacacacacacacacacacacacacacacacacacacacacacacacacagaagccgtatatatctatctataaatataaatatatagagatagatgacagtggatttttcgataaatagattcgacctttgtgTCACAATCCGATGGAAGGATTTTCACGTGTCCGGCTCTTTCAAGATTGAATCTCGAATTTTGTTGATGTTGTCTAGGGTATGATTATTTGGCGGCTGTTCGCTTTTATAGTTAGTGATATGCGTGGTTCTTTTTAACTTAATTGAACGATAGACAGACTCAAATGTATCGACAGAAAGAATAAACACTGGAAGCAACTGGACGAACACAACTACAATGAGTGAAAACGGCTTTAATTTTGGTTACTCATCTTCATGCATCGACGTACTCGGCACTACAGGTCAAGGATCAGGTGTGAGAGGTTTGATCTTGCCGAATGAGCGACTGTAAAGCTCACGGAGTGTTTATACACGGCGTcggtgatgaagatgatgtctttaaagtttaatgtcttgacgatgagttcaacggtgatgatgatgtccTTGATGTCTTGATGATATGACGAACGATGTTGAGGATGCCCTTGACGTCTTCGACGATGAAgtgaatgacgatgatgatgccctGGATATCTCGGCGATGGAGTGAACGGTGATATCAGTTCTTTAACacggttccatctctctctcagttggcGTCCGATTCATCTCCAGCTTGCATCTACACGAGCGTCTAACTAGCACCTAAACGGCATCTAAACCTGTCgatcaaagtgaaaacaacatGTTATCATCAGCTTTATGAGCCTAACATCTATCTAATCATTCTGACCGTTACTTACAAACAATGGAATTTTGGATTTCGTCCAACTGCTTCGCctttgaaacacacaaaacagatgaacgtagggatgaaaatgtgccgctctacttctgaaatgaagaacgatattattacttccctttttcCTACTTTAGCAGTTTCTTACCTGCATAATTCAGGTTTGTGATGAAATATAACtcccgagaaaaaaaacttgaattgttctccaaaatggaacgagaatcaactgatcttggtgaatggactcaaagtaaaactctacgctacgaatataggccttcgcacgtgtctcaaaacaattcaataaaacAACTCTTCCATACATCTTTTAACGCGAAATACAAAAGACAAATATCTCAAGTCTTTATTGATAGAAATCATCGTATGAATTTGCAAATCTAATAATCTTTCATACGGTGTAGGCGTAGAGATCTATCATAACCATTTCCAACCTCGTGTTTTCCTCTGTGTCATTCTTCCTTTTTGACGTCACGCTTTTGACGTCATTTCTCTTTACGGCGTTCCGTCTCGCAAGGAAATGACTTAAGGGTGTCACCCATGGAAATAAAATCCAATGTTACTATAATGCGTAACACACGCCCTTGGAAAGGAAGATTTTATATAATCTATGAACATGCATAATAGTTACATTAATACTATATGTGTATAACATTCTACTAATTGTTTCCGTGGATCTATGATCAGAATTCCCTTCACAATCAGGTAGTATCTCTGAGTTGTGACGACCATTGCCATGGTCTCCCTCAGTTCATGGTAGCACGGCTGAGGTAGTCTGCTCCAATGTTGTCTTTGCCGGGAATGATCTTCACGGTGAAGACGTACGGTTGAAGTTGCAGTGCCCAGCGCATCAGTCTGGCATTGGTTGGTTTCATCCGCTGTAGATACTgaagaggttgatggtccgtctccagtaTGAAATGTCTTCCGTAGAGATAACGCTCAAATTTCTGGATTCCCCAGACGGTCGCTAAGCATTCTTTCTCTACGGTGGCATATTTCTGTTCTGTCTTTGGTTCAGCGTCGTTCTCGATGACTTTATTTGCTTCTCTGAAATCATTGCAGAAACGCACTGCTTTACCTTGTGCTTTCTTCACGATCACTATCGGAGCGTTGTAGGGTGAAGTGGCTGGTTCGATAACCTTCAAATCCAACATCTCCTTCACTTCACGTTCCACCACGTCCACTAACGCATGAGGTATGGGTCGTGGTTTCACGTACACAGGTCGATCATCAGTCATCTTGATGTTGCAGATTTCTAGAGTCGTAGCTTTTGGTACATCAGTCAACGATGCGCTGAATTCTGTACATGCGTCTCTGACTTCACGTTGCTGTCTTGCCGTCAATGTGTCATCTACATGTACATCTTTCTCATTCTCGGTACGTTTTGTAGACGGAATGAGTATGCTGAGATCAGGTCCCATGTTGGCGAATATTTCGTCATCTTGTTCTTCCAGATCTTCAACGACTATCGCGCTCTGTTCCACCACTTCTTCTGGAAGTTTCTCTGGTTCAGCGATCATTTCTCGCTCATGGTACTCTCGCAAAAGGTTGATATGATAGACACGAGTTTGGCGACCCACTTTGATCTTGTAATCAAATGAGTTGATCTTCTCCTCGATCACGTATGGTCCCTTCCATGCAAGTTCCAGCCTGTTGTGCCTCGTTGGCAGCAGAAGCAAAACTCTGGTGCCGACAATGAGTTCTCTCCTCTTCGTCTTCTTGTCGTAGAAGTGAGCTTGTCGTATTGCTGACTTGGCGAGATGGTCGCGGGCGATCTTGCACGTTTCTTCAATGCGATTTCGCAGATCAATAACATGTTCAGCCGTCGTGCGTATCTCGTCGTTGCTTTCTTCTTCCGTCCACAGTTGACGCAATACTTGCATTGGTCCACGCACTGTCCGCCCATACAGAAGTTCGAAAGGAGAAAATCCAAGTGAATCTTGGGGAACTTCTCGGTATGCGAACAGTAGTGCTGGCAAGTACTGGTCCCACTTGGTCGGTTGTTCAAAAGTCATCTCCTTGAGCATCGCTTTCAAAGTTCCATTGAAACGTTCTACAACACCATTGCATTGAGGATGCCAAGGTGAAGTTGTCAATCCCTTGATTGCGAGCAGTTGGTTGACTTGAGTCATCAACTCGCTGGTGAACTGCGCTCCGTTGTCGGTCAATACTTCTTCTGGAAGTCCCAATCTTGTCCAGAATGTCCATAGCGCGTCAGCCACGGTTTCTGCCTTTATGTCTTTGAGAGCAACAGCTTCAGGATATCTGGTCGCGAAATCCACCATCACTAGGATATACTGCTTCTTTGTCTCAGACATGGGTTTGATTGGTCCTACTATGTCAACGGCTACACGCTTGAACGGAGTTTCAATCAGAGGCATCTTTCCCAGAGGTACCTTCCTCGTCCGTCCTTTTGGCATAGTACGTTGGCACACGTCACAAGAACTGCAGTAGCGTTTGATGTCACCCACGATCCCCGGCCAAAAAAAATCTTGCCAAATCCGTTCTCTTGATTTCTTCTGTCCGAGATGGCCCGACATCGCCGTATCGTGTCCGGTGGACAATACCTTCGCTCGCATCTTGTGAGGTACTACTACTTGTCGGTGGTCCTTTCCTTGCTTGTCACTGTATTGGCGATATAACACGTCCTTGTCATAGATGAACTGAACTCGCCCTCGAGTTACATTCGTTCGTGCCAACACATGTAATTTCTCAAGGCTTTTGTCGTCTTGCTGTTCTCTCTTTAGATCAGCAACGGTGAAGATCTTTCCTTCCATAGGAAAACTGGGAATTGACGCATTCCCCTCCTCTTCACGTTTTTCTTGTCCTCGGGTAACGGCTGTTGCAGTGGTTTCAGGGATTACGGTCTCACGGACTGGATATACAGGTGTCTCGATTTTCTCCGATCCTACACCCATCGAGTTTCCAATCAACACAGGATGGACAGGATTCTCCATGACGCTAACTTCGGTTTCTCCCACGAAGTACGGCGTGTCCATGTAAACGTGTGCGACCGATAGTTTCTCTTTCACTGATTTCTTCGCCAAAGACGTTTCTTTTGTGCGCGTAGTAATCTTGCTAGCTGGTACTAGTTTGGAATCAACAATCGTAGAGGTGCTTCCGGTGTCGCGGAAAGCAGTGACTACCTGGCCTTCAACTACGATTTGGGACAGTTTGGTGAATTTCTTGTGAACACATTTGTCGCACAGTTGATCATGTGTCGCATTCCCCTCGATGTCATT
Encoded here:
- the LOC138982722 gene encoding uncharacterized protein, encoding MDTSVDAALEATRILMDKGKLLGLEGSELRDFVLECERENGERAERARERAERAEIADAERKRADAERERERADAERERERADAERERERADRVEREREEREQQTRLEELRIQVELARATNSRDRGGDEEEGNQNNNNHRNHRPRDTDNYQPKLPFLEDKDDVEAFLLQFERHAEASHWDPNTWSVRLSALLKGKARTAYTKMKVADARDYALLRKTLLERFQITAETYRQRFRNTRKENADSYKEFITQISLFLDRWVEMSNIGESFDDFKDLILTEQVYESMPTELVTYVKDRKPNSIDDVIDTVNLYEENRPKESRRHGKKPEERGHKATHGTNSTNKDKDEGNKSRTSVKCFRCGKLGHFKKDCRQPPKDESASAAFQDENDIEGNATHDQLCDKCVHKKFTKLSQIVVEGQVVTAFRDTGSTSTIVDSKLVPASKITTRTKETSLAKKSVKEKLSVAHVYMDTPYFVGETEVSVMENPVHPVLIGNSMGVGSEKIETPVYPVRETVIPETTATAVTRGQEKREEEGNASIPSFPMEGKIFTVADLKREQQDDKSLEKLHVLARTNVTRGRVQFIYDKDVLYRQYSDKQGKDHRQVVVPHKMRAKVLSTGHDTAMSGHLGQKKSRERIWQDFFWPGIVGDIKRYCSSCDVCQRTMPKGRTRKVPLGKMPLIETPFKRVAVDIVGPIKPMSETKKQYILVMVDFATRYPEAVALKDIKAETVADALWTFWTRLGLPEEVLTDNGAQFTSELMTQVNQLLAIKGLTTSPWHPQCNGVVERFNGTLKAMLKEMTFEQPTKWDQYLPALLFAYREVPQDSLGFSPFELLYGRTVRGPMQVLRQLWTEEESNDEIRTTAEHVIDLRNRIEETCKIARDHLAKSAIRQAHFYDKKTKRRELIVGTRVLLLLPTRHNRLELAWKGPYVIEEKINSFDYKIKVGRQTRVYHINLLREYHEREMIAEPEKLPEEVVEQSAIVVEDLEEQDDEIFANMGPDLSILIPSTKRTENEKDVHVDDTLTARQQREVRDACTEFSASLTDVPKATTLEICNIKMTDDRPVYVKPRPIPHALVDVVEREVKEMLDLKVIEPATSPYNAPIVIVKKAQGKAVRFCNDFREANKVIENDAEPKTEQKYATVEKECLATVWGIQKFERYLYGRHFILETDHQPLQYLQRMKPTNARLMRWALQLQPYVFTVKIIPGKDNIGADYLSRATMN